The Pan paniscus chromosome 1, NHGRI_mPanPan1-v2.0_pri, whole genome shotgun sequence genome has a segment encoding these proteins:
- the VWA1 gene encoding von Willebrand factor A domain-containing protein 1 isoform X1 encodes MLPWTALGLALSLRLALARSSAERGPPASAPRGDLMFLLDSSASVSHYEFSRVREFVGQLVAPLPLGTGALRASLVHVGSRPYTEFPFGQHSSGEAAQDAVRASAQRMGDTHTGLALVYAKEQLFAEASGARPGVPKVLVWVTDGGSSDPVGPPMQELKDLGVTVFIVSTGRGKFLELSAAASAPAEKHLHFVDVDDLHIIVQELRGSILDAMRPQQLHATEITSSGFRLAWPPLLTADSGYYVLELVPSAQPGAARRQQLPGNATDWIWAGLDPDTDYDVALVPESNVRLLRPQNLRVRTRPGEAGPGASGPESGAGPAPTQLAALPTPEEAGPERIVISHARPRSLRVSWAPAPGSAAALGYHVQFGPLGGGEAQRVEVPAGRNCTTLQGLAPGTAYLVTVTAAFRSGRESALSAKACTPDGPRPRPRPVPRAPTPGTASREP; translated from the exons ATGCTCCCCTGGACGGCGCTCGGCCTGGCCCTGAGCTTGCGGCTGGCGCTGGCGCGGAGCAGCGCGGAGCGCG GTCCACCAGCATCAGCCCCCCGAGGGGACCTGATGTTCCTGCTGGACAGCTCAGCCAGCGTCTCTCACTACGAGTTCTCCCGGGTTCGGGAGTTTGTGGGGCAGCTGGTGGCTCCACTACCCCTGGGCACCGGGGCCCTGCGTGCCAGTCTGGTGCACGTGGGCAGTCGGCCATACACCGAGTTCCCCTTCGGCCAGCACAGCTCGGGTGAGGCTGCCCAGGATGCGGTGCGCGCTTCGGCCCAGCGCATGGGTGACACCCACACTGGCCTGGCGCTGGTCTATGCCAAGGAACAGCTGTTTGCTGAAGCATCAGGTGCCCGGCCAGGGgtgcccaaagtgctggtgtgggTGACAGATGGCGGCTCCAGCGACCCTGTGGGCCCCCCCATGCAGGAGCTCAAGGACCTGGGCGTCACCGTGTTCATTGTCAGCACCGGCCGAGGCAAATTCCTGGAGCTGTCAGCCGCTGCCTCAGCCCCTGCCGAGAAGCACCTGCACTTTGTGGACGTGGATGACCTGCACATCATTGTCCAAGAGCTGAGGGGCTCCATTCTCG ACGCGATGCGGCCGCAGCAGCTCCATGCCACGGAGATCACGTCCAGCGGCTTCCGCCTGGCCTGGCCACCCCTGCTGACCGCAGACTCGGGCTACTATGTGCTGGAGCTGGTGCCCAGCGCCCAGCCGGGGGCTGCAAGACGCCAGCAGCTGCCAGGGAACGCCACGGACTGGATCTGGGCCGGCCTCGACCCGGACACGGACTACGACGTGGCGCTAGTGCCTGAGTCCAACGTGCGCCTCCTGAGGCCCCAGAACCTGCGGGTGCGCACGCGGCCCGGTGAGGCAGGGCCGGGGGCTTCGGGCCCGGAGTCGGGGGCTGGGCCGGCCCCCACGCAGCTCGccgccctccccaccccagaggAGGCCGGGCCGGAGCGCATCGTCATCTCCCACGCCCGGCCGCGCAGCCTCCGCGTGAGTTGGGCCCCAGCGCCGGGCTCAGCCGCCGCGCTCGGCTACCACGTGCAGTTCGGGCCGCTGGGGGGCGGGGAGGCGCAGCGGGTGGAGGTGCCCGCGGGCCGCAACTGCACCACGCTGCAGGGCCTGGCGCCGGGCACCGCCTACCTGGTGACCGTGACCGCCGCCTTCCGCTCGGGCCGCGAGAGCGCGCTGTCCGCCAAGGCCTGCACGCCCGACGGCCCGCGCCCGCGCCCACGCCCCGTGCCCCGCGCCCCGACCCCGGGGACCGCGAGCCGTGAGCCGTAA
- the VWA1 gene encoding von Willebrand factor A domain-containing protein 1 isoform X2 yields MLPWTALGLALSLRLALARSSAERGAQGPGRHRVHCQHRPRQIPGAVSRCLSPCREAPALCGRG; encoded by the exons ATGCTCCCCTGGACGGCGCTCGGCCTGGCCCTGAGCTTGCGGCTGGCGCTGGCGCGGAGCAGCGCGGAGCGCG GAGCTCAAGGACCTGGGCGTCACCGTGTTCATTGTCAGCACCGGCCGAGGCAAATTCCTGGAGCTGTCAGCCGCTGCCTCAGCCCCTGCCGAGAAGCACCTGCACTTTGTGGACGTGGATGA